The Betta splendens chromosome 12, fBetSpl5.4, whole genome shotgun sequence genome contains the following window.
ACCGGCCAAGAAACAAGACAGCAACGTTGTCATCGTTGGTCTCTGTGCACAGGATCCGACAGAGAGACCAGAACGGATCCTACGCCCTGTGTTTGCTCCATGAAGGACAGGTCATGCATTACCGCATCGACAGGGACAGGACCGGGAAGCTCTCCATCCCCGACGGAAAGAAGTTCGACACCCTGTGGCAGGttggctgctgctcacacacctgAAGCTTCTCAGCTTCGCTTATACTCGTTCACACCAGACTTTCCTGCTGTGCAGATGTGTAACTGCTGTTTACAGATGTCAGATTGTTGTTAAGATGTAAGGTGAGGTTTGAGctcaggaagctgcagccactgacCCGTGTGACCTGCAGCTGTCGTTTGGATCCGATCGGATCATCTGCGTTCTGAACCTTTGCTTGCTGACTCGTGGCACCACTGTTTATCTTGTGGCCTTCCACCCGCAGCTCGTGGAGCACTACTCCTACAAACCCGATGGGCTGCTGCGCGTGCTGACGGAACCGTGTCCCCGACCCGACGGAGAAATGGGTAAGAACcaaagaagctgctgcaggaggtgctCGTTCCTGATGCTGAAGCTCCTGTTTGTTCCACCAGGTCGGCCTCTGCTGCCACGGAACCATCCTGGCCTCGGCCCGACCCTGGTGAGTTCTTagctaaccctaaccctccaCTGGTGATGTCATCGGTAGAGCCCAACCATGATTCGACTGTTTCTACTGTGACCAACTCCTAACCTCTGATATGTCGGTTTCTAGCAAAGTGCTGCAGGTGGAATTTTCTCCATGATCAAAAACGTCCCCATTCCTGGGATAACAAAAAAGGTGCCTGACGCCCGCTGGGCCCTGtgtgctcctcactgctcctcttctccctcccgTTCCTGTGTGAATAACCAAACTCGgtccctctcctgcttctcccagCTGCCTCCTTGTCGTGTCTCCCTGCAGACGATCCCAGTTGCTGCCTCCCTTCTGTCCAGACAGGCTCaaacctgctcctctgtgtttccacaTTTGATTTGATGATGCTAAAAGCGGGTCGGAGCAGTTCTACGGGGATTTGTGTCTGACCCGTACCGAGGAGGGAGGCAGCTCCTGGATGCTGCTGAACGATTTCACTTGCTCGTTATAATAACTAATGCTGTTCCTCGGTTTTCCTTGGAACGCATGTGATGAATGTTAGATGACTGCCACGTATCACAGTGACTTAGAACGGGTCAGAATATCTGGAGGGTCAAATCTTCCGGTCACGACCTCATGTTCACTGTAATACGTGTGCAAAGTCTTCTCCTGGGACCCTACGATGCTCTAAACACAAATGTTCAGATTTTTTTGTGATATAGTTTCTGACATACTGTTTCTTTCTCTAACAAACTCGTAGCCTACCCCAGGGCCTCGACCCAGCTTCACCAAAGACCTGAACCCGTATGAGAGTAAAGGTGAGCCTCTGCCGGCAGCATCGCCGTCTCTCTGTCGTAGAGCAGTAAACTCACCGTGTCTCCCTGGATGCTGATCCCGTCAGAGGCCATGCCCATGGACACAGAGGTGTATGAGAGTCCATACGCCGACCCTGACGAGCTCAGGAGCTCCAAGGTGGATCGCTCCCACCTCTACCTGGAGGACGGGGTACTGGGCTCTGGGAACTTTGGTACAGTCATGAAGGGAATCTACAAGATGAGGAAGTATGTTGACTGAGGACGTCATTAGCGCTAACATTTAATCAGCATGATTACGTGATTACTCTCCTCATGTTTATCTGTAATGATGCTGAACGCAGCATCCCTCTGCTCAGAGTTCAGCCTCATCTTTTACTGGTGTGAATTAACACTAACCTTCACCGCGTTAGGACCGAGAAGACGGTCGCGGTCAAGATCCTGAAGAACGACGACGACAACCCGGCCGTGCGTGACGAAATGCTGCGGGAAGCCAACGtcatgcagcagctggacaaCCCCTACATCGTCCGGATGATCGGCATCTGCGAGGCGGAGAACCTGATGCTGGTGATGGAGCTGGCCGAGCTCGGGCCGCTCAACAAGttcctgcagaagaacaagtgCGTGgcggacgtgagtgtgtgtgtgtgacggcggCGGGTCGGACCCAGCTCAACGCGTCCGCGCTGCTTCCTCCGCAGGCAAACGAGCATGAAGAACATCACGGAGCTGGTCCACCAGGTCTCCATGGGCATGAAGTACCTGGAGGAGCACAACTTCGTCCACAGGGACCTGGCTGCCAGGAACGTCCTGCTGGTGACGCAGCACTACGCCAAGATCAGCGACTTCGGCCTGTCCAAGGCCGTGGCCGAGGACCAGAACTACTACACGGTGAGAGTCCAGGCTGTAGCGCAGAACCTTCGGTGTTATAGTGATGTGAAAGCTGGACTTTTAGTCCCCAAGCAATGGATGTGAGCCCCAACTAATGACGTCTCTAGTCTCACGTCCCCCTGGGCCCAGTCAGACTCTGGACCTGTACTAATGCACCTCTATGGAAACGTGGGTATTTTAATCAGGCGTGTCCTCCTCAGGCCAAGTGTCATGGGAAGTGGCCGGTGAAGTGGTACGCTCCAGAGTGCATCAACTACTTCAAGTTCTCATCCAAAAGTGACGTGTGGAGCTTTGGGGTCCTCATGTGGGAGGCCTACTCCTTCGGCCAGAAGCCCTACAAGGTAGGACGCTCTGCTCACACCTTGAGCACGCCTATGAAGTCAGCTGCCTGTTCCTGGGCTTGGTGGTTCTGTACCTCGCGCAACCCGTTTCACCTGAACGTGTCACTGTTTCAGGGATTGAAGGGAAATGATGTCATGCAAATGATTGAGAGCGGGAAACGTATGGACGCTCCCCTCAACTGCCCAGAGGAGATGTATGAGCTCATGAGGACCTGCTGGACCTACAAGTAGGTGAACGCGTAAACCCTGTTACCCTGGGTTACCAGTGACCCGTTAGCTGTTAGCGGTTGGCTTTGGGTGCAGGGATGGTTCTGAATGAGCAGAGCTCAGATGAAGGTCTGACACTGGTGAGCCGCTGGGTTTACGTCATGAGACGTGTCTTTCCGCATTAACGCCGGCTGTTTTTGTGTCTTACAGGACGGAGGAGAGACCTGGATTCTCGGTCGTGGAGCCGCGGTTACGAGAGTATTATTATGACATTGCACAGTAATTGTGTTTAACGCAATAATCAtgtacaaatgaaatgaaagagtCAGAAATAAATATGCAGTAG
Protein-coding sequences here:
- the syk gene encoding tyrosine-protein kinase SYK isoform X1, giving the protein MADVVNTLPFFYGNITREEAEEHLRHAGTASGLYLLRQSRNYLGGFALSVSHSKRCYHYTIERQADQTYAIAGGKSHPSPVDVIDYHSQETDGLVCLLKKPCNRPKNMQPKIGPFEDLKEKMIREYVKQTWNLQGAALEQAIISQRPQLEKRIATTAHEQMPWFHGSITRENSEPRLQNGSRVNGKFLIRQRDQNGSYALCLLHEGQVMHYRIDRDRTGKLSIPDGKKFDTLWQLVEHYSYKPDGLLRVLTEPCPRPDGEMGRPLLPRNHPGLGPTLQSAAGGIFSMIKNVPIPGITKKPTPGPRPSFTKDLNPYESKEAMPMDTEVYESPYADPDELRSSKVDRSHLYLEDGVLGSGNFGTVMKGIYKMRKTEKTVAVKILKNDDDNPAVRDEMLREANVMQQLDNPYIVRMIGICEAENLMLVMELAELGPLNKFLQKNKQTSMKNITELVHQVSMGMKYLEEHNFVHRDLAARNVLLVTQHYAKISDFGLSKAVAEDQNYYTAKCHGKWPVKWYAPECINYFKFSSKSDVWSFGVLMWEAYSFGQKPYKGLKGNDVMQMIESGKRMDAPLNCPEEMYELMRTCWTYKTEERPGFSVVEPRLREYYYDIAQ
- the syk gene encoding tyrosine-protein kinase SYK isoform X2; translated protein: MADVVNTLPFFYGNITREEAEEHLRHAGTASGLYLLRQSRNYLGGFALSVSHSKRCYHYTIERQADQTYAIAGGKSHPSPVDVIDYHSQETDGLVCLLKKPCNRPKNMQPKIGPFEDLKEKMIREYVKQTWNLQGAALEQAIISQRPQLEKRIATTAHEQMPWFHGSITRENSEPRLQNGSRVNGKFLIRQRDQNGSYALCLLHEGQVMHYRIDRDRTGKLSIPDGKKFDTLWQLVEHYSYKPDGLLRVLTEPCPRPDGEMGRPLLPRNHPGLGPTLPTPGPRPSFTKDLNPYESKEAMPMDTEVYESPYADPDELRSSKVDRSHLYLEDGVLGSGNFGTVMKGIYKMRKTEKTVAVKILKNDDDNPAVRDEMLREANVMQQLDNPYIVRMIGICEAENLMLVMELAELGPLNKFLQKNKQTSMKNITELVHQVSMGMKYLEEHNFVHRDLAARNVLLVTQHYAKISDFGLSKAVAEDQNYYTAKCHGKWPVKWYAPECINYFKFSSKSDVWSFGVLMWEAYSFGQKPYKGLKGNDVMQMIESGKRMDAPLNCPEEMYELMRTCWTYKTEERPGFSVVEPRLREYYYDIAQ
- the syk gene encoding tyrosine-protein kinase SYK isoform X3, encoding MPMDTEVYESPYADPDELRSSKVDRSHLYLEDGVLGSGNFGTVMKGIYKMRKTEKTVAVKILKNDDDNPAVRDEMLREANVMQQLDNPYIVRMIGICEAENLMLVMELAELGPLNKFLQKNKQTSMKNITELVHQVSMGMKYLEEHNFVHRDLAARNVLLVTQHYAKISDFGLSKAVAEDQNYYTAKCHGKWPVKWYAPECINYFKFSSKSDVWSFGVLMWEAYSFGQKPYKGLKGNDVMQMIESGKRMDAPLNCPEEMYELMRTCWTYKTEERPGFSVVEPRLREYYYDIAQ